The window AAACTGATGATGATTTATGGTTTGGACAGAGCAAGTTCAATCATCAAACTCATCAAAAAGGTGAACAAGTCATTGCCTCATGCCATGGCTATGACACGAGTTTTGTCCACCAGATTCATGGATATAATGACTCATCCTACGGCCAGGGATGTCATTCTGCAATGCCTAATCCTCTTTCCAAGGAAGCCTAATGAGGTATGTGTAACTGTAATTCATTCCATCTCAcagattcttgattttgtaCTACTTTTAAATCCTATTCTGCAATTTAAATGGTTTTAATCActtgttcttgttttgaaatttcaggTGCTCTACGAAAAAGTAATACTGCATTTCCAAGATTTGGCCATACACGAAGTTGGATGCAGATCATTGATCGACTGCATCGCCCTCATTCATGGAGATCAAAGAGTTAGACTTATCAATAAGATAGCAGATGTATCGGATTATCTTTCATATGATCGACACGGGTAACAACTAAGTGCATTGTAGTTTTAATTTCCTTTGATTTTTATCTCATAATGCTAAATATTTGATGGGGCTAATTGTTTCTAGGAACTTCGTCGTACAAAATCTCCTAGGCCTTAAAAACAAGGGgattaccaagaaaataacatGTTGCCTGCAAAATCAGTTTATGGGATTGGCGGTGAGAAAAGAAGGATGCCTTGTGGTAGAGAAATGCATGGAAGCTTCGGACGATGGGATTATCGCAGTGGCTAAGAAGATAATAGACTGTCGGAGAGGAGCTGTTCGACTTGCTCGAAATCGGTTTGGGAATTATGTGATTCAAGCAGTATTAGAGAAGACTAAGGTTGATTCTTGTATCTAATCCAAGTTtctaaaatatacatatacaccAGCAAAATCTTGCAAGAACTAATATGTTTGGTTTATGTGGTTTCAGGAGCGCGGTTTCAATAGTCTTTATGATGCTATAGTGAGACAGCTGGAGGCTCGTTGCAGAGCATCAATTGGTCGGACGCAGGGCGGAATAAGATCAACTCAGGATGCATATATAAGAGATCAGTCTAGTTTGCATGAATGGATTATTATCTTTATGTAGAAAAATGAGAGTTTATGTTTTGCTCTTGGGGAGCATTAATAAAACTGATGATTCTATTCTTGTTCTGTTTTTCATGAATCAAAGTAGTGTTTTTTGATGCATGACTATTGAGCAACTAGTTTCTGAGTAGAGCAGTAGCAGCAGTTTGGTAACTCCATTGTGTATTCAGTTAGTTACTATTGTCTTTCCTCAAATGTGTTGTGTTAAACCTCCAGAAGATGGACAGAGGAACAAGACAAGAATCTGTACAAAAAGACAAGGAAAGAAAGTCATAAGATTCACCCACAAATAGCCCACATACAGGGAGAAGAAGATTGAGATAGTATTAGGAAGAACATAATTTAGGACTAGTTCTAACATAGTAGTCGTCCAATTCTTATTTTGCATTTCGAGTCAAAGGTACTTTTATTCGAATGAGAGATCTTTTCCTTACGGCCAAAGGGACATTAAAACTTGAATGTAAGGAACCTTTCGGACAATCTTAAAAATGAGTTTCAAACCCTTAAACCCCTATCTTAAGCTATTTTTTAAaggatttaatgcaatttatccacATGTGATAgtgcaaatgaacaaattataccattgtgggggggggggggaaaggAACTACAGTTTACACCCTTATCCTTTCAAATAGAACAATCACCCAACTTCACTTGTTATATGCATTTGCGAATTTcctatacataaaattttaccaaatagaacaacatatatatgaacacaAAATGGCAAAACAGAAGTGCCAACTTCATTGATATTCAGAACTagaatttatagaaaaattgtCATATGTCAAAGCAGAACATATTGTGTACAAAGATCCACAATGTTTGTAATGTGGCAAAACAAATCGTCAAAGtcctcatatttttataactatccTTCTCTATTAcattcttaaatttaattatctaaaaaatctCATAATATTCCTCAAATAAGATTTTCCAATACTTCTTAAACATAACTTTCtaaatattctattaattttcgTTAATTCTTAGTAATTACTTAAATACCAGTACACATAATTaagtatttgattaataaacacgatgaaattgagtaaatcaattatatacaacaaaatttaaaataaatagcatccaaataatataaaaaaggaaaacataaaatttggtCGTTTAATTTTATGGTCAATTGTAAAGATTTGGGTATGAGAGGACGCAGTAAATTCCATTAACAAGAATCTGAAGAAACTTTGATCttattcaagaagaaaaactgcAGAACAAGGATCCctcatttctttgttttgaagatgatgaacagtgtaatatatata of the Sesamum indicum cultivar Zhongzhi No. 13 unplaced genomic scaffold, S_indicum_v1.0 C00867, whole genome shotgun sequence genome contains:
- the LOC105155246 gene encoding putative pumilio homolog 21; the encoded protein is MMIYGLDRASSIIKLIKKVNKSLPHAMAMTRVLSTRFMDIMTHPTARDVILQCLILFPRKPNEVLYEKVILHFQDLAIHEVGCRSLIDCIALIHGDQRVRLINKIADVSDYLSYDRHGNFVVQNLLGLKNKGITKKITCCLQNQFMGLAVRKEGCLVVEKCMEASDDGIIAVAKKIIDCRRGAVRLARNRFGNYVIQAVLEKTKERGFNSLYDAIVRQLEARCRASIGRTQGGIRSTQDAYIRDQSSLHEWIIIFM